Below is a genomic region from Scomber scombrus chromosome 3, fScoSco1.1, whole genome shotgun sequence.
TTTACAAGGTCGATGCTGCAAAAAGCTAGCAGGCTTTATCCCAAATAATCCTGATACTACAGGTGCAGAGGCAGCTTGTATACACTGCTACAGCAGAAACCACACATGCCTTCAAAGTGACTTCACTCAGTTCTGTACAGCACAAATTCCCACTGTTGATGGCTACTTGCAGAAGTACAGGGCAGTACTGAGATCTGAACCATGTCACTTGTCACTTCCCACATCCATGCATGCCAGGGACGCTCTGAAAGGCCCTAGGTGCAAGTGACAAGGGCAAAGAGGAAGTGAGGCAGCCCCATCCAGCGACTGAGGTCTTCAGGTTTACGGACAGTGGCTGCCCTTCTCTCACCATTTCTTGTTCCGAGGCTTCAGCTCCTCTGCGGCGTTCCTCAGGAAGATGTAGTTCTTTTTCTGGGGGTTGTAGTACTCATGGCCCTGAGGGATTCAGAGTGCCAGTTAGCGACTACATTGGCGCACAATCATTAATAAAGGCCACAGAGAAGAGGGAAACTGTGTAAACTGGAgtagtaaaacaaaaacatctggtTACAACTTTTGTAAAGACTTTACGTCTCCTACCTTCGACCAGTCGTAACTGGAAGCATATGCGAAGATGTTGCCATTCTGGTTGAAGCAGCAAGCTGTAATGGGCTGGTCGAGCTGCTCCGAGGTCTTCAACTTGGTGCGGGCGTCTTTGTCCCAGAAGCTGAAGCGTCCATCTGAGCCCACAGTGGCCAGAGTGCCGTGGACAGGATGGAAGGAGATGGCGTTCACCTGAtgggagacaaagagaaaatgaggagGTGAGATGTGGAAACATTATGACTGAGCTGATTAGTGTATCACAGTTACTATATTGTGATGATTAAGTTTGATACGCAAGGGTTATTCAAGGTCACAACATTACCATATCAAATTATTGTTCAATAAAGAGTGAATATTACAACCCtaaccaaaagaaaaacataggATCATCAAATGAGTCTACAGTCACACTAACAGCTCCGAGGGTGtccacagcagtgctttgaatTAATGCtaacattttgatgttttaactAGGGTTGAATGATGTGGCTGGAATTTCAGGCCTACGTTTAACGGTACAATGTTCACCATCTTTCTTTGCTGtgctagcatgctaatatttgctaatTAATACTAAACCCTTTTCACATTAATATTGATGTCAGATATTGAACACTGTACTGGAATGGAAAATGTCCTACGGTATCTGCTCATGGACATGTTTCCAATTACTGAAAGCAGCCTCTCTAATCATTAAAATACAACGTAAAGGAAACACTTTTTATAGTAATGACAGTAATGATTGTCATCTGCCCATCATTTTGCAGAGACATGAATTTAGGTGTTGTGATTGTGTTTTGGGACGCAATAGTTGCTGAAATTTCTAACTGGCCTGTGACTGTGCCCGGGTCCATGAGCAGGAAGTCTTATGCCTGGTTCAGTTCCCTGTTCTGCTATCTTTATATGTCGGATCTATTTTTGCTGGACTGGCGTGTAtgggacagaaagaaaagatctTGCAACAGCACAAATGTATATAGGCTCCCCCAGCCACCTGTTGGCGGGGGTGATACACCTTGGGGTGGGGCTGCAGCAGCCCTACTTCCCACAGGGGTCATTTACAGAACCTGTGGAGTGCTACTATTTGAGTGAATAAAACCTTTTGTGGCTTCATACAGTCTGATAAATAGCCTCAAGTTATGTCACTTTAACAGTGGCAGCATAATCTCAGAACTTACAGCATAGATGTCCTGTGGAGTGGTTGTGTTAGTTCCATTGGACCTGTGGCACTTGAAGGTAAAGTTGTCTTTGGCTCTGATAGAGATCATAGAAACACATTCATGTCATTGTTTTGCTTCAGATCTTGACAGCAAGAGCAATGACTTTAATTGCggaaaaagtataataataatgattatagtAGTTACTGACAAGCACGACTTCAAACATTCATCCACTTGTAAGAAATTGATTGTTTTTGGCACTCACGGGTTTGGAGGGTTGATGTAGTGGATGGCAACTCGTCCCTCAATGCTTCCCAGTGCAAAGCCTGTTGGCTTGTTCTGCTTGTCCTTGAATATGGCAACACAGCGGTGCTACAGGATGAAAAATCACATCAGATCCAAGCCAGTTACACATGAAGAATACTAAAATAATATACATCCTTTTATATAACTGGtatcaaagaaaatgaataaggCTGTAGATAAAAATACCAGGTTAAGTGGCACAATGAAAACAGAGGAATATTAGAAgtgggaaaataaaataaagagaaaacagtTAATGGAAGAGTAAACTCCATGTAATCACCTGATGTTTAAGAGGAGAGTCTATTCTGCGAAACTCAGAGGGCTGGTTCTCCAGTTGGTACACTATCAGGCCTCTTTCAGCTGTGGCAACTACTGCCATGGGGTATACCTATATAACAGGGTCACAAAGgtatgaaaatacaaaaatacaaacaacctCAATCCATCATCCAAACAGCAAGAATTAAAACATGGGTCATAATCCTCAAAAGCCACTTACAACATCTGCACAGTAACTTCTCTCTGGCATCTGCAGAGACATCATGGGATTGGGAGAGCGAGTGTCCCAGAACTGGAGTGAAAAC
It encodes:
- the rae1 gene encoding mRNA export factor isoform X1, which produces MSLFGTSSGFGTGGTGVFGSTTTDSHNPMKDVEVTSPPDDSISCLAFSPPTMPGNFLIGGSWANDVRCWEVQDNGQTVPKAQQMHTGPVLDACWSDDGSKVFTASCDKTAKMWDLNSNQAMQIAQHDGPIKSIHWIKAPNYSCIMTGSWDKTLKFWDTRSPNPMMSLQMPERSYCADVVYPMAVVATAERGLIVYQLENQPSEFRRIDSPLKHQHRCVAIFKDKQNKPTGFALGSIEGRVAIHYINPPNPAKDNFTFKCHRSNGTNTTTPQDIYAVNAISFHPVHGTLATVGSDGRFSFWDKDARTKLKTSEQLDQPITACCFNQNGNIFAYASSYDWSKGHEYYNPQKKNYIFLRNAAEELKPRNKKW
- the rae1 gene encoding mRNA export factor isoform X2; the protein is MSLFGTSSGFGTGGTGVFGSTTTDSHNPMKDVEVTSPPDDSISCLAFSPPTMPGNFLIGGSWANDVRCWEVQDNGQTVPKAQQMHTGPVLDACWSDDGSKVFTASCDKTAKMWDLNSNQAMQIAQHDGPIKSIHWIKAPNYSCIMTGSWDKTLKFWDTRSPNPMMSLQMPERSYCADVVYPMAVVATAERGLIVYQLENQPSEFRRIDSPLKHQHRCVAIFKDKQNKPTGFALGSIEGRVAIHYINPPNPAKDNFTFKCHRSNGTNTTTPQDIYAVNAISFHPVHGTLATVGSDGRFSFWDKDARTKLKTSEQLDQPITACCFNQNGNIFAYASSYDWSKGHEYYNPQKKNYIFLRNAAEELKPRNKK